The stretch of DNA ACTCCGGGTTGAGAATGATACCTCCATGGGTAGATGCAATGGTTCACCCCACTTGTTCCGGAATGAGAATGATACCTCCCAGAGTAGATGCAAGAGTGTGGTTCGCCCCACTTACTTCGGGTTAAGATTGAGGCTCCCTTGATAGATGCAGTGGTTCACCCCACTTGCTCCAAGTTGAGATTTGAGACTTTGTTGACCCTCCATCGCAAGATGTGGCCAGACACTTAGACCTTTCTGGATAATTTCTCCAAGAAAAGTGAATtcctcttggggatgcacgcaCCAATGGACTGTACAAGGTTCACTACCGGACATGTCGGGTGATGAACTCATTAGCCATAAGGCAGTCATGCATCATTTAcatctatgtgacattatttgggtgtgcatattattTTTGGTTTGCTTATgtgaatatttatatttaactgCTGATTGCCATACTTGCTGTAATTGTTCTTGattgtatttgaattttattacttttatttgtgAACGGTTGGTTCATATTATGGTGGTTGGGTGTTGATTGATTATATTTTGGGCCGAAAGTTGTGTTTGATAATGTTTGGATCGGAGGCCCTAATTTGAATACGTTATAGGTCTTGGTAAGTTTGATTGGAATGGTTCTCTCGTAAGTAGTGGAATGTTATGGTATATTATATTTGGTTTGGAGTTTTTACAAATAAACTACGAATTTGGATTTTCGGATAATTAactgttaatttttaaaaagattcatAAGGCGATCAATAATCACTGCGGTTGAAAACAGTTTTCTTTCATGACAATTTTTAAACTCTCTACTGAGAATCTgcgaggacgatgttctcaccccTTACAGACTTCTCTTTTTAGGACGAACGATAAAGTTTATGaagtttttattaagttcttAGCTGTGCTATTTTTGTTTGCATATATTAGTTATAGTTTTTccgttgttttttttttacttttatttatatatatgaagATTGTGGTTGAATTTGTTTATATATGCATATTtgtaaaaagttaaaaagaattttcgatttttcaaaaaaaaaaatagcgaTACAATTTTGAGAGTTAAAGGTtcctattttattaataaatatatttaaaatcgTTATAATACTCCTCACTATTAGAATAGCACAGTTGGAAGCGTGGCATTCTGATAGTAAGGGTATTATAATTATCCTATGTAGGAGAAGATGAGGAGATGAAACAGAAGGATTAGGAAGATGAACTTCGAAGACAACTCACCTACCTAGCGGTGGCTACGATGGTAGCAACGAAATGGCCGTCCTGGCACTGGTGATGCAGAGACTGCAACTGGATGTCTTCAAAAACGGaatgagaaaaagaagtgaGGGACTGctaagaatgaaactctaatttgatttgtacaaaaaataaagttagaattaattaattaaaataaaaatattttaagtataaaatattattaaaatttcagtctctattttcaaaaattttaatcttctATGTCCCTAACCTTTAGAGATactgaaatattaaaattttaaaaacagagactaaaattttaatactaatctCTAATTCAATAAACATAATAGtgaatttgaatctttttattttcgttTCAATACTTCAAAACGAAGGCAATCTAACAAATGTGAGAATTGTAATATAATcccttcttttattttcgtttCAATACTTCAAAACGAAGGCAATCTAACAAATGTGAGAATTGTAATATAatcccttttcttctttttaattgctatttaATAGATATAGAATAGGTGGATAagattacataattaaatatcatAGAAGCTAATTGAGGCAAGTGTCCTAGCTGTGCTAATTCATGCTGCATCGATGATGGCTATAAAAGTTTCCAGTTCCAGCCAAAAAACTTACAGGTAGCCAAAGTGGTCCGATTCCTAGCTAATTGCATGGACATGGCCCAGCCTAACTACGCAATAAGGATTCTTAGAAATTGCATGTTCCTCGAATCAGAAACCGAATCGTGATCATCAATGCAATCATTCTAACCATTGGTACACCAAAAAAGATTGTTTCTGTATTATTACTTTTTAGAAACGGTGAATTTTAGCCTAAGCCGCACTGAACCAGGCTCACAATTAGCCTGTACTTTCTGACACAAGTTAATGTGTGGTAGGTGTTTTGTTTAATTCGATTTTGATCACCCAGAAAGTGTTATATGTTGCATAAGCATGTTAAAAactgaaaattctaaaaatgacCCCGTATTTTTGGCAAATGGGCCGGCAgatgaaatttcactcaatGGGTTCATGAAGTTTCATTTAATGGATTTTTAGAAGAAATAATAGGCTTTATTATCGGTGAATACTTGTATGATAACATCTTTAcatacaaataatattatagattattagataatttaattttaattaaatatatttaacaaaCCTTCTAAAAATTCACAATACTATTTGCATATAAAAATGTCATCGTATGAATAttgtcttttattattatatgcatTTATATTGAGTCTATCTTGCATGATTAGTTTTTCCATAGCTATTTACTATATTGGTATATTTTATCACATAAATAATGAAACGAAGGACcccatattttttattaattggcTCCCCTAGATTTTAACTATAGCTTGAGTTGTTGTGATAAAAAATTCGTTctcttcttttaaaataatactttcctcttttttatttgtaaaatatacaattttttcttttataatatttaaaaattttttttagtctcaAAAGGCGCAAACCCGCTCAAAGGCTTTCCCCCTCATACGCCAACCTTACGAGTCCAGCCCATTAACCTCTGGTTACCCAACGtaacaattatattatttttttctaaaatacccttcaataatttttttattgttaaattataattttaccaaaattttcgttaacattttttttatattttactattaattttttgatatctatatatattattttaacattaaataaaaaattttagtaagattatttttcaatatcaatatatattaattgttttatatattaacagtggtaagatttttttatttaatgttaaaataatatatattgataaaaaattaataataaaatataaaaataattgttaacaaaaattttagtaaaatcataatttaataattaaaaaattattgaaaggtatcttagaaaaaaattaatttagttattaaatttttttaaaaatattttgataaaaatataatttagtcaaaaaaatttattaaagagtatattttgataaaaaaaatttaatgacaaaaaaataaaatttttctaaaaagtatttttgtaaaaaataatttatttttcttgaaaaatagataaagttaatacaaaaaatttaaaattgattaaagatgagattttttaaacgaataaaaattataaagaaaaagaatatacattttataaatagaagaaaaaagagtaccattttagtatttttttagaagaagagagtaattttttttttaataataataataacaataatagagttataacttcttttcaaaatatttaatttgaatttgtaaaattacttggttgctttataatatatttgttttgtaACTTTATTTATCAGCTTTTGTTTTAACCAATGAGACAATATatattaatgatatttttaacaatttaatgaagaagaatTTAGTCAACTGCactttttgaaagaaaattaataGTAATTCAGTCAACTAATtagccaataataaaaaaatgtacatAAAATACAcgcatctaaaattaaaaaggtGATTTTTTTGATATCCAACTAATTTAAGGGTATtacatatcttttttaaatgtTTCAATTANNNNNNNNNNNNNNNNNNNNNNNNNNNNNNNNNNNNNNNNNNNNNNNNNNNNNNNNNNNNNNNNNNNNNNNNNNNNNNNNNNNNNNNNNNNNNNNNNNNNNNNNNNNNNNNNNNNNNNNNNNNNNNNNNNNNNNNNNNNNNNNNNNNNNNNNNNNNNNNNNNNNNNNNNNNNNNNNNNNNNNNNNNNNNNNNNNNNNNNNNNNNNNNNNNNNNNNNNNNNNNNNNNNNNNNNNNNNNNNNNNNNNNNNNNNNNNNNNNNNNNNNNNNNNNNNTTTTTCTCATTCTAATATTCGAAAATCGTCGATCTTGTTGCTGTAACCCAAAACAATCAATCGTTCTCAAAGTCGTCGATTTTGTTGTTGGAACCCAAAACAATCGATCGTTCTTTTTACCGATCTTCCATTCAAAGTCGCCAACATAACAAATTTATGTGAATATAGAAAACAGAAGAAGacgaaattaaatgaaaaggaTTAGAGTTCTATGTTTTTCCCTCTTTCTTCAGCAGTATATAGActcaattctaattttttttcttttaaataatttaattaagattTACCACATATAGTGATTTGATTTAACCAAAATTAAATGTATGTACAGTAATATtaagatatgtatatataaaatatttaatacatgtattaaatttattattttttatttttaaaaattaaaaattcatttgttgattgaaattaatgaatatatttatcattaattaattgGAACATTTAAAAAGGGTATATAAACCCTCAAATTAGTTGGGTATCGAAAAAATCaccaaaaataattgaaaacaaaaaaaaattgacatatACTTAAAAACCAAATTCGTACTTAAcccttctttataaataagtcaaatacttatttataaaatatgtgcTTTAGTTATCCCACATTACAGGCTTACTAATAATAAAACCCATTTATCTCAAATTACGATATTCAAAAAGGCTTAATATAGCACTTGAAcgtgtaaataaaaaataaaaaaagacaaattaatctttaattttttagtttgcgtatatttaaatttttaaaaatttaaaaatatgtttaaatttttattttttaatttagacaCATCAATctctcaatttaatttattttattttaaaaaaatttttacgtGTCCATTCTTATCGATCAAATTAGTATAACAAAAATtacgtttgatttttttattaaactgaCAGACCCAAATAAACATAAAGAATCaatatatctaaattttaaaaaatcaaaaatttaaatttaattttaaattttaaaaagattaaatacgaataaaaaattaaaaaatctatttatcattttcttaaaaatctatAAAAACCTGTTACATAACAATCCCAAGCCCAAAGACattaaacatatataaaaaactcaaaatttatttgaatactTTACAACACTTACAAATTCAAACAAAACTTATTCAACCATTACCATGTCATAAAGGTAAATACGCGTCCTAATCTCCAGCTGCCAGAAACCCAAAAAGGACGAGGCTCCTAGTTCTAGTTAGCCTCTTTCCCAAAGGCTTATGCTAAAACTCACCTTTAGAAACTGTGTTGTGTAGAATCCACGTCTTTTTTGGTCAAGAATCCCCACTTTTTTTGTATGATTGCCTAGTGTAGAGGATGCACTAAAAATGCCAAGTCCAAATAATCTGACACTAGTTGGATACTGGTTTTCATTATCTTATACAAAATAGTATAAAGATGtgtacaaaaaaataaagaaaattgtataaagataaaaaaataatgcttgtactattttttatgtaaataattttCTCACACTTATAAcatgaaatataaattttttattaatcgtttttaacaaaagataaaaaatatacaaaaaatatgtataCAAAAATAGTAGATATAATATTCTTTCATAGATTATTAGACCACTTATTTAGAAAATTATGCCACTGGAGGCTTGTAAGTTACTATAAAATTCACCTTGTCTTCAAAACAATTGGcaagttatttttaaaagtttatcaTGGCCAGCAACTATAGTTTATTCACGTTATTGTAACCAAATAGTCCAAAATccgaaagagaaaaaaaaacggATAATATTTTACTGAGATCATAGACTTGCATAAGTAACTAagagaaaatcttaaaaactaacatttttattaaatttttatcagcatttaattaacaaaaaaaagtaaataatcttAAATCATTAGATATAATctcatattattaaaaatactagTGATAACTAATTAAGAGTTACAAATCACATAAACTATTGAAACTGCTGGTCCTTAAATAATCGAAAAGAAATCTGAATGAATCAAAAGTGGTAAGTTATTCAATTACAAAATTTTGAGAGGCAACAAAAGTTGGAAATTGGAAATTGCAAGAGATTCCATGCTCTTCTTCGTTCAAATCCTTTATACACATTGCTAAAGTCTATAGAGTATAGACAATTTTGAAAGAATATATACAATACAATATAACCAGCTGAGATTTGTCCTAGAAAAACCCATCAACAAATCACATGGGCAACAACACCACAATTATAACCTAGCATACTCTAACCCTCTatcccaaaaaataaaaaaataaaaaacaacaaaaagaaaagaaaaatatacaacacccagaTCTCACTAATCACACTACAGAGTACAAGTCCAACTCATCTAAAAAAAATCCAGCAAAATGGAAAATAACCAACACACTCAAAAAGTCAAGAAAACCAatagttttcttttcaattctataccccgaaagaaaaagaagaaaaattttcttACTGAAACTCTGTACTGGAAAAGAACtccaaattatataaattacaCCCCAGAAAGCggagaaaaaaaattctctttctttttttctgctGAATCCAAGAACTGGCACTACCGTACCGAGTTAGCTCAACGATCCACGCCGAGTCCGGATCGGAGCAAGAACACACTGAGTTCCTGACCCGGTCCCTCGTCCGGGTTAATGAGATGAAACGACTCGGAGTCGGCGCTCCCAACCACGTGCTCAAAGTTCGCCCTCATATACATAAGCTCCTCGGATCTCGAGACTTTACCCGAATGTTGACCCGACCCGAATCCTGCTGGTATGACGCCCGCCCCAACAGTTACGCACCGCATGGTCTTGAGAACACACCGGACGCGCTCCCCGGCGCGGCGTCGTGCCGCGAACCCGCTTTTTCGGCCATTGCAGAACACGGTCCAGACCGGAACGGAGCGGAGGGGACACCTGGCGAGGTCTGGACGGTGGGGATTGCATTCGAGTGCGATGCGGAGAAGGCCGTTACGCATTTCGCGAACGAGGTCGTTGGTGGAGATGGGGAATTCGAGGAGGAGGGAGGGTTTTGTAGAGAGGCGGTCGTGTTGGACGCAGAACCAGACGTGGCCGCCGCGGTTGCCGAAGATGGTGCCTATCACCATGGATTTGGAGGGGCGAGGTGGTGCCATGGTGGCTG from Arachis duranensis cultivar V14167 chromosome 4, aradu.V14167.gnm2.J7QH, whole genome shotgun sequence encodes:
- the LOC107484593 gene encoding protein MIZU-KUSSEI 1, whose protein sequence is MAPPRPSKSMVIGTIFGNRGGHVWFCVQHDRLSTKPSLLLEFPISTNDLVREMRNGLLRIALECNPHRPDLARCPLRSVPVWTVFCNGRKSGFAARRRAGERVRCVLKTMRCVTVGAGVIPAGFGSGQHSGKVSRSEELMYMRANFEHVVGSADSESFHLINPDEGPGQELSVFLLRSGLGVDR